The Streptomyces sp. NBC_01268 genome window below encodes:
- a CDS encoding ABC transporter permease, translating into MTSTLTEPAASRTTSGKRRGRTPGAGPAARPRRRRAPAWLAAVPLLAFTALAFGVPALAMLGGAFTVDDPAGGPASYGTENLSTSLQGAYLTALLGSVKLSGTAAVLAALLGLPLAQAVVTSRSRALREAVLTASGVLANFGGVPLAFAFVATLGNAGVLTRQFGLADQGWSLYSFWGLVLVYLYFLIPLMVLTITPALDGLRTQWREAARSNGATTAQYWRYVALPVLLPSLLGGFVLLFGSAFAAYATAAAMVGSAVPLVTLQISDALSGNVLVGQENVALALSLDMVVVAGLVMAVYLPLQRRSSRWLA; encoded by the coding sequence ATGACGAGCACCCTGACCGAGCCCGCCGCTTCCCGGACCACGTCCGGGAAGCGGCGGGGCCGCACCCCCGGCGCCGGGCCCGCCGCCCGGCCGCGCCGCCGCCGCGCCCCCGCCTGGCTCGCCGCCGTCCCGCTGCTCGCCTTCACCGCGCTCGCCTTCGGCGTCCCCGCACTCGCCATGCTCGGCGGCGCGTTCACCGTCGACGACCCGGCCGGCGGCCCCGCCTCGTACGGCACGGAGAACCTGAGCACCTCCCTCCAGGGCGCCTACCTCACCGCCCTGCTCGGCAGCGTCAAGCTCTCCGGCACCGCCGCCGTCCTCGCCGCCCTGCTCGGACTCCCGCTGGCCCAGGCCGTCGTGACCTCCCGCTCCCGCGCGCTGCGCGAGGCCGTGCTCACCGCCTCCGGCGTGCTCGCCAACTTCGGCGGCGTCCCCCTCGCCTTCGCCTTCGTCGCCACCCTCGGCAACGCGGGCGTCCTCACCCGGCAGTTCGGCCTCGCCGACCAGGGGTGGAGCCTGTACAGCTTCTGGGGCCTGGTCCTCGTCTACCTGTACTTCCTCATCCCCCTCATGGTGCTCACCATCACCCCCGCCCTGGACGGCCTGCGCACCCAGTGGCGCGAGGCCGCCCGCAGCAACGGCGCCACCACCGCCCAGTACTGGCGGTACGTCGCCCTGCCGGTCCTGCTGCCCAGCCTGCTCGGCGGGTTCGTGCTGCTCTTCGGCAGCGCCTTCGCCGCGTACGCCACGGCCGCCGCGATGGTCGGCAGCGCCGTCCCGCTGGTCACCCTGCAGATCTCCGACGCCCTCTCCGGCAACGTCCTCGTCGGCCAGGAGAACGTGGCGCTCGCCCTCAGCCTCGACATGGTCGTCGTCGCCGGTCTCGTCATGGCCGTCTACCTGCCCCTGCAACGCCGGAGCTCCCGATGGCTCGCCTGA
- a CDS encoding ABC transporter ATP-binding protein, whose protein sequence is MTVTPTDATPATASAASGASGASGAATVEFRGLRRRFGATTALDGLDLTVHPGELLALLGPSGCGKTTALRMLAGFETPDSGAVLVDGRDITHVPAHRRDAGMVFQSYSLFPHLDCVDNVAFGPRMRKAGKAERRKQAAELLELVGLGDKGGRFPHQLSGGQQQRVALARALALRPRVLLLDEPLSALDAKVRLTLREEIRRIQSELGITTLFVTHDQEEALSMADRVAVMRAGRLEQCAAPAELYGRPATAFVAEFVGTMSRIPGRLDGDTVEVLGRRLPVDGEAPATAEVDVLVRPEDLKVTTDGARAARIVATAFLGATTRLTVRLADATEVKADLPTHEAAALAAGDAVTVTPRERPVLVAARAA, encoded by the coding sequence ATGACCGTCACCCCCACCGACGCCACGCCCGCGACCGCATCCGCCGCATCCGGCGCATCCGGCGCATCCGGCGCCGCGACCGTCGAGTTCCGCGGCCTGCGCCGCCGGTTCGGCGCGACCACCGCCCTCGACGGGCTCGACCTGACCGTCCACCCCGGCGAACTGCTCGCCCTGCTCGGCCCCTCGGGCTGTGGCAAGACCACCGCCCTGCGCATGCTCGCCGGCTTCGAGACCCCCGACTCCGGCGCGGTCCTGGTCGACGGCCGGGACATCACCCACGTGCCGGCCCACCGGCGCGACGCGGGCATGGTCTTCCAGTCGTACAGCCTCTTCCCCCACCTCGACTGCGTCGACAACGTGGCCTTCGGCCCCCGCATGCGCAAGGCCGGCAAGGCCGAACGGCGCAAGCAGGCCGCCGAGCTGCTCGAACTCGTCGGCCTCGGCGACAAGGGCGGGCGCTTCCCGCACCAGCTCTCCGGCGGCCAGCAGCAGCGCGTCGCCCTCGCCCGCGCCCTCGCGCTGCGCCCCCGCGTCCTGCTCCTCGACGAGCCGCTGTCCGCGCTCGACGCCAAGGTGCGGCTCACCCTCCGCGAGGAGATCCGCCGCATCCAGTCCGAACTCGGCATCACCACGCTCTTCGTGACGCACGATCAGGAGGAGGCGCTGTCCATGGCCGACCGGGTCGCCGTCATGCGGGCCGGCCGCCTCGAACAGTGCGCCGCCCCCGCCGAGCTGTACGGGCGCCCCGCGACCGCCTTCGTCGCCGAGTTCGTCGGCACCATGAGCCGCATCCCCGGCCGCCTCGACGGCGACACGGTCGAGGTCCTCGGCCGCCGCCTCCCCGTCGACGGCGAGGCACCCGCGACGGCGGAGGTCGACGTCCTCGTACGACCCGAGGACCTCAAGGTCACCACGGACGGCGCCCGCGCCGCCCGGATCGTGGCCACGGCCTTCCTCGGCGCGACGACCCGGCTCACCGTACGGCTCGCCGACGCCACCGAGGTCAAGGCCGACCTGCCCACCCACGAGGCCGCCGCCCTCGCCGCCGGGGACGCCGTCACGGTGACCCCGCGCGAGCGCCCCGTCCTCGTCGCGGCCCGCGCCGCCTGA
- a CDS encoding helicase C-terminal domain-containing protein produces MGIGELDREAHVPEATGVGAAPRTLAEALRAGADGGIAALLRARPDLLAPVPNDLTQLATRAGTRGSVVRALERLDRFALQTAEALAVAPDPAPYPVLLALLTGDGGDAEIEAALPRAVGVLREQALVWGDDERLRLVRTARELLAPSAQHPSPTGLGPTVAEATSGMSPGRLQEIIAAAGLPATHDPVSAVAALAALFTDRTRMAALLDTAPPEALTVLDRLVWGPPYGEVTATPTPPVRWLRDRGLLLPVSTRTVVLPREAALHLRGGRAHRAPEPVAPVVVTAREYRPQVVDSAAAGQAYTVLATAEELLKSWDQGGPQVLRAGGLAVRDLKRTATALDTSEPLAAFWLELLYGAGLLASDGEADERYAPTPAYDDWLDLPPAERWVALVVPWLAATRTSGLIGTLDGKGRALAAFGPGLDRAAAPEVRHRVLALQATLPPGAAADRASVLARLRWDRPLRGGSGGPGTEPAPGAEGGTPADLRTRIAEWTLDEAELLGVTGRGALASPARALLNLPLAEAAPDPAHPGDCEPSVAASRAATLLAPLLPEAVDHVLLQADLTAVAPGPLRRPLAEVLSVLADVESKGGATVYRFTPGSVRRALDAGRSASDLQDFLTAHSRTPVPQPLSYLIDDVARRHGHLRIGAASAYVRCDDDAVLGEILADRRSAPLGLRRLAPTVLAAQADPTALLEGLRAMGYAPAAESAEGDVLITRADAYRTPPRTAPAPVPDGPPAPDATLLTAAVRAIRAGDRAATVVRKEPATPLAAGALPRTSPAETLATVQAAALTGSAVWIGYVNAEGAASQRVIAPVRVEGGFVTGYDHTADEVRTYPLHRITGVAELEDGEA; encoded by the coding sequence ATGGGGATCGGTGAGCTGGACCGGGAGGCGCACGTGCCCGAGGCAACAGGTGTCGGCGCGGCGCCGCGCACCCTCGCGGAGGCGCTGCGCGCCGGTGCGGACGGGGGCATCGCGGCACTGCTGCGGGCCCGCCCCGACCTGCTCGCGCCGGTGCCCAACGACCTGACGCAGCTGGCCACCCGGGCCGGCACCCGCGGTTCCGTGGTCCGGGCGCTGGAGCGGCTCGACCGGTTCGCGCTGCAGACCGCCGAGGCGCTGGCCGTGGCGCCGGACCCCGCCCCGTACCCCGTACTCCTCGCCCTGCTGACGGGCGACGGCGGCGACGCGGAGATCGAGGCGGCGCTGCCGCGCGCGGTCGGGGTGCTGCGCGAGCAGGCTCTGGTGTGGGGCGACGACGAGCGGCTGCGGCTGGTGCGGACGGCGCGGGAGCTGCTCGCCCCGTCGGCGCAGCACCCCTCGCCGACCGGGCTCGGCCCGACGGTCGCGGAGGCGACGTCGGGCATGTCGCCGGGGCGCCTCCAGGAGATCATCGCGGCGGCCGGGCTGCCCGCCACGCACGACCCGGTGTCGGCGGTCGCGGCGCTGGCCGCGCTGTTCACCGACCGTACGAGGATGGCGGCGCTGCTCGACACCGCGCCGCCCGAGGCGCTCACGGTGCTCGACCGGCTGGTGTGGGGCCCGCCGTACGGGGAGGTGACGGCGACCCCGACGCCGCCCGTGCGCTGGCTGCGCGACCGGGGGCTGCTGCTGCCGGTGTCGACGCGGACGGTGGTACTGCCCCGGGAGGCGGCCCTGCACCTGCGCGGCGGGCGGGCGCACCGCGCCCCGGAGCCGGTGGCGCCGGTGGTGGTGACGGCCCGCGAATACCGTCCACAGGTGGTGGACAGCGCGGCGGCGGGCCAGGCCTACACGGTCCTCGCGACCGCGGAGGAGCTGCTGAAGTCCTGGGACCAGGGCGGCCCCCAGGTGCTGCGGGCCGGCGGTCTGGCCGTGCGTGACCTCAAGCGCACCGCGACCGCCCTCGACACGTCTGAACCGCTCGCCGCGTTCTGGCTGGAACTGCTCTACGGGGCAGGGCTGCTCGCCTCGGACGGGGAAGCCGACGAACGGTACGCGCCGACCCCCGCGTACGACGACTGGCTCGACCTGCCGCCCGCCGAACGCTGGGTCGCGCTCGTCGTCCCCTGGCTGGCCGCGACCCGCACCTCCGGCCTGATCGGCACCCTCGACGGCAAGGGCCGCGCCCTCGCCGCCTTCGGCCCCGGCCTGGACCGGGCCGCCGCCCCCGAGGTCCGCCACCGGGTCCTCGCCCTCCAGGCGACCCTCCCGCCGGGCGCCGCCGCCGACCGCGCGTCGGTGCTCGCCCGGCTGCGCTGGGACCGGCCGCTACGGGGCGGCTCCGGCGGACCGGGCACCGAGCCCGCGCCCGGCGCCGAGGGCGGCACCCCCGCCGACCTGCGCACCCGGATCGCCGAATGGACCCTGGACGAGGCCGAACTCCTCGGCGTCACCGGCCGGGGCGCGCTCGCCTCGCCCGCCCGCGCGCTGCTCAACCTGCCGCTCGCCGAGGCCGCACCCGACCCCGCGCACCCCGGCGACTGCGAGCCGTCCGTCGCCGCCTCGCGGGCCGCGACCCTGCTCGCGCCGCTGCTGCCCGAGGCCGTCGACCACGTCCTGCTGCAGGCCGACCTGACGGCCGTCGCCCCCGGGCCGCTGCGCCGGCCGCTCGCGGAGGTGCTGTCGGTCCTCGCCGACGTGGAGTCGAAGGGCGGCGCGACCGTCTACCGCTTCACGCCCGGCTCCGTGCGCCGGGCCCTGGACGCCGGGCGCAGCGCGTCCGACCTCCAGGACTTCCTCACCGCGCACTCGCGCACCCCGGTGCCGCAGCCCCTCTCGTACCTGATCGACGACGTGGCGCGCAGGCACGGGCACCTGCGGATCGGCGCCGCCTCCGCGTACGTGCGCTGCGACGACGACGCCGTGCTCGGCGAGATCCTCGCGGACCGGCGCTCTGCCCCGCTGGGCCTGCGGCGGCTCGCGCCGACCGTGCTGGCCGCCCAGGCGGATCCGACGGCGCTCCTGGAAGGGCTGCGGGCGATGGGGTACGCGCCGGCGGCCGAGTCCGCCGAGGGCGACGTCCTGATCACCCGCGCCGACGCGTACCGCACCCCGCCCCGCACCGCCCCGGCCCCCGTGCCCGACGGCCCGCCCGCCCCGGACGCGACGCTGCTCACGGCGGCGGTCCGGGCGATCCGGGCGGGCGACCGGGCCGCCACCGTCGTCCGCAAGGAGCCGGCCACCCCGCTCGCGGCGGGCGCGCTCCCGCGCACCTCGCCCGCCGAGACCCTGGCCACGGTGCAGGCCGCCGCCCTCACCGGCTCGGCCGTGTGGATCGGCTACGTCAACGCGGAGGGCGCCGCCAGCCAGCGGGTGATCGCGCCGGTCCGGGTCGAGGGCGGCTTCGTGACCGGATACGACCACACGGCCGACGAGGTGCGGACGTATCCGTTGCACCGGATCACGGGCGTGGCCGAACTGGAGGACGGGGAGGCCTGA
- a CDS encoding ABC transporter ATP-binding protein — MSRLAARELTLAYEERTVVHELDLAVPDGEVTVIVGPNACGKSTTLRALGRLLKPKGGAVLLDGEELAKIPTKRIAQSIGLLPQTPVAPEAITVGDLVARGRQPHQAWWKQWSQEDERAVVDAMERTDVASLAQRSVDELSGGQRQRVWIAMALAQETDLLLLDEPTTYLDIAHQVEVLDLVRRLNHVRGRTVVLVLHDLNQAARYADHLVAMKAGRVVAEGAPGEVVTAELVREVFGLESVVVPDPVTGSPLVVPGAPWGAKVADTA, encoded by the coding sequence GTGAGCAGGCTGGCCGCGCGGGAGCTGACCCTCGCGTACGAGGAGCGGACCGTCGTCCACGAGCTGGACCTGGCGGTCCCGGACGGCGAGGTCACCGTCATCGTCGGCCCCAACGCGTGCGGCAAGTCCACGACGCTGCGGGCGCTCGGGCGGCTCCTCAAGCCGAAGGGCGGGGCCGTCCTGCTCGACGGCGAGGAGCTCGCGAAGATCCCCACCAAGCGGATCGCCCAGTCCATCGGCCTGCTCCCGCAGACGCCCGTCGCCCCCGAGGCGATCACCGTCGGCGACCTCGTCGCCCGCGGCCGGCAGCCGCACCAGGCGTGGTGGAAGCAGTGGTCGCAGGAGGACGAGCGGGCGGTCGTCGACGCGATGGAACGCACCGACGTCGCCTCCCTGGCCCAGCGCTCGGTGGACGAGCTGTCCGGCGGGCAGCGCCAGCGCGTGTGGATCGCGATGGCCCTCGCGCAGGAGACCGACCTGCTCCTCCTCGACGAGCCCACCACCTACCTCGACATCGCCCACCAGGTCGAGGTCCTGGACCTGGTCCGGCGCCTCAACCACGTCCGCGGCCGCACGGTCGTCCTCGTCCTCCACGACCTGAACCAGGCCGCCCGGTACGCCGACCACCTGGTCGCGATGAAGGCGGGCCGGGTGGTCGCGGAGGGCGCCCCGGGCGAGGTCGTCACCGCCGAGCTCGTACGGGAGGTGTTCGGGCTGGAGTCGGTGGTGGTCCCGGATCCTGTGACGGGGTCGCCGCTGGTGGTGCCGGGGGCGCCGTGGGGGGCGAAGGTCGCGGACACCGCCTAG
- a CDS encoding FecCD family ABC transporter permease: MSTLSRPVRPGSVRPAGYGLVRAGRASFLVHRRSARVAAGLVVLLAAVCVAYLCVGERFVAPTEVLKILAGQRSPSAFVVEDLRLPRLATGLMVGAAFGIAGALIQTVARNPLASPDIIGISQGAGAVTVAAMTFGLASYTVLPYLSIAGGVLAAALVYVFAWRGGLHATRFVLIGIGFAIALRSLTTLFMTKGDYLVAQQAQIWMTGSLNGRGWDESLPLRVTLLVMLPAVLWAARAQRTVALDDDTATALGVRLGRVRLGLVAVGVILASVATGVAGPVDFVALLAPQIARRTTRTAQIPLLGSALMGALVVVAADLLGRRLFSPVELPVGVLTAAVGAPYLIWLIMRSRGVGGRS, translated from the coding sequence GTGAGCACCCTCTCCCGGCCGGTGCGCCCCGGCTCCGTCCGCCCCGCCGGGTACGGACTCGTACGCGCCGGGCGCGCGTCCTTCCTCGTGCACCGGCGCTCCGCACGCGTCGCCGCCGGACTCGTCGTCCTCCTGGCAGCCGTCTGCGTCGCGTACCTCTGCGTCGGCGAACGGTTCGTCGCCCCCACCGAGGTCCTGAAGATCCTCGCCGGGCAGCGCTCGCCCTCCGCGTTCGTCGTCGAGGACCTGCGGCTGCCGCGGCTCGCCACCGGCCTCATGGTCGGCGCCGCGTTCGGGATCGCCGGCGCCCTCATCCAGACCGTCGCCCGCAACCCGCTCGCCAGCCCCGACATCATCGGCATCAGCCAGGGCGCGGGCGCGGTGACCGTCGCGGCGATGACCTTCGGGCTGGCCTCGTACACGGTCCTGCCGTACCTCTCGATCGCCGGCGGAGTGCTGGCCGCCGCGCTCGTGTACGTCTTCGCCTGGCGCGGCGGGCTGCACGCCACCCGCTTCGTGCTCATCGGCATCGGCTTCGCCATCGCGCTGCGCTCGCTGACCACCCTGTTCATGACCAAGGGCGACTACCTGGTCGCCCAGCAGGCCCAGATCTGGATGACCGGCTCGCTCAACGGGCGCGGCTGGGACGAGTCGCTGCCGCTGCGCGTGACGCTGCTCGTGATGCTGCCGGCCGTGCTGTGGGCGGCCCGCGCCCAGCGGACGGTCGCGCTCGACGACGACACGGCGACCGCGCTCGGAGTGCGGCTCGGACGGGTCCGGCTCGGCCTCGTGGCGGTGGGCGTGATCCTGGCGTCGGTCGCGACGGGCGTCGCCGGGCCGGTCGACTTCGTGGCGCTGCTCGCCCCGCAGATCGCCCGCCGGACCACCCGTACGGCCCAGATCCCGCTCCTGGGCTCGGCGCTCATGGGCGCGCTGGTCGTCGTCGCCGCCGACCTGCTGGGCCGGCGGCTCTTCTCCCCCGTCGAACTGCCGGTGGGAGTCCTCACGGCGGCGGTCGGCGCCCCGTACCTGATCTGGCTGATCATGCGCAGCCGTGGAGTAGGAGGCAGATCGTGA
- a CDS encoding FecCD family ABC transporter permease: MTAPRTRRAVATSAAVAALLLAILLSLAVGARAIPPSTVVDALLHGATSPDAEVVRQLRVPRTLIGLMVGAALALAGTALQGITRNPIADPGILGISQGASVGVVLAIAFAGVHSLTGYVWFAFAGAALASVAVYAVASRGRGGATPVKLALGGAAINALLLSVTTGVLTTKASALDEFRFWQIGSLDGRDAEIVAQLWPFLLLGTVLVVSVARGLDALALGEDVAKGLGQRVATVRIVGGLGATVLTGAAVAAAGPIAFVGLAVPHIARAVVGSDHRWVLPMAALIGPVMLLVSDVLGRILFPPGEVPAGVMTALIGVPFLVTLVRRKAVPA; the protein is encoded by the coding sequence ATGACCGCCCCACGTACCCGGCGCGCCGTCGCGACCAGCGCGGCCGTCGCCGCCCTGCTGCTCGCGATCCTGCTGAGCCTCGCGGTCGGCGCCCGCGCCATCCCCCCGTCCACCGTCGTCGACGCGCTGCTGCACGGCGCCACGAGCCCCGACGCCGAGGTCGTACGGCAGCTGCGGGTGCCCCGCACCCTGATCGGCCTCATGGTCGGCGCCGCGCTCGCCCTCGCCGGGACCGCCCTCCAGGGCATCACCCGCAACCCGATCGCCGACCCCGGCATCCTCGGCATCAGCCAGGGCGCCTCCGTCGGCGTCGTCCTCGCCATCGCGTTCGCCGGAGTGCACTCGCTCACCGGATACGTGTGGTTCGCCTTCGCCGGCGCCGCGCTCGCCTCCGTCGCCGTGTACGCCGTCGCCTCCCGGGGGCGCGGCGGCGCGACCCCGGTGAAGCTGGCGCTCGGCGGCGCCGCGATCAACGCGCTGCTGCTCTCCGTGACGACCGGCGTCCTCACCACGAAGGCGTCCGCCCTCGACGAGTTCCGGTTCTGGCAGATCGGCTCGCTCGACGGCCGGGACGCCGAGATCGTCGCCCAGCTCTGGCCCTTCCTGCTGCTCGGCACCGTCCTCGTGGTCTCCGTCGCCCGCGGCCTGGACGCCCTCGCGCTCGGCGAGGACGTCGCCAAGGGGCTCGGGCAGCGGGTCGCGACCGTGCGGATCGTCGGCGGCCTCGGCGCGACCGTGCTGACCGGCGCCGCCGTCGCCGCCGCGGGCCCGATCGCCTTCGTCGGCCTCGCCGTCCCGCACATCGCCCGCGCCGTCGTCGGCAGCGACCACCGCTGGGTGCTGCCGATGGCGGCGCTCATCGGACCGGTCATGCTGCTCGTCTCCGACGTCCTGGGCCGGATCCTCTTCCCGCCGGGCGAGGTCCCGGCGGGCGTGATGACGGCCCTGATCGGCGTGCCGTTCCTGGTGACCCTGGTCCGGCGCAAGGCGGTGCCCGCGTGA
- a CDS encoding HAD family hydrolase has protein sequence MTTTHAQSPLSPLTVGFDLDLTLLDTRPGIRAAFEAFSAATGVPIDADLVVSRLGPPLEHELAHWFPQERVPEMATLYREFYGVHAIEPTVPMPGAMDAIQAVREAGGRTIVVTAKNEPQAKRHFAHLGIEPDAVVGGLFAEGKAEALRAHGAGVYVGDHVGDVRGAATAGALSVAVATGPCAPEELKAAGADVVLTDLTDFRAWWEGYRG, from the coding sequence ATGACGACGACGCACGCGCAGAGCCCGCTGAGCCCCCTGACGGTGGGCTTCGACCTCGATCTGACCCTGCTCGACACCCGCCCCGGCATCAGGGCCGCGTTCGAGGCCTTCTCGGCCGCCACCGGCGTCCCGATCGACGCCGACCTGGTCGTCAGCCGGCTCGGGCCGCCGCTGGAGCACGAGCTCGCGCACTGGTTCCCGCAGGAGCGCGTGCCGGAGATGGCGACCCTCTACCGGGAGTTCTACGGCGTCCACGCGATCGAGCCGACGGTGCCGATGCCGGGTGCGATGGATGCGATTCAAGCCGTTCGCGAGGCCGGCGGCCGGACCATCGTCGTGACCGCCAAGAACGAGCCGCAGGCCAAGCGGCACTTCGCCCACCTCGGCATCGAGCCCGACGCCGTCGTCGGCGGGCTCTTCGCCGAGGGCAAGGCGGAGGCGCTGCGCGCCCACGGCGCGGGGGTGTACGTCGGCGACCACGTCGGCGACGTGCGCGGGGCGGCGACCGCCGGCGCGCTCTCGGTCGCCGTGGCGACCGGCCCGTGCGCCCCCGAGGAGCTGAAGGCGGCCGGCGCGGACGTCGTCCTCACCGACCTGACGGACTTCCGTGCCTGGTGGGAGGGCTACCGCGGCTGA
- a CDS encoding cold-shock protein produces the protein MPTGKVKWFNSEKGFGFLSRDDGGDVFVHSSVLPDGVDALKPGQRVEFGVVAGQRGDQALSVTVLDPTPSVAAAQRRKPDELASIVQDLTTLLENITPMLERGRYPEKVHGAKIAGLLRAVADQLDV, from the coding sequence GTGCCTACCGGCAAGGTCAAATGGTTCAACAGCGAGAAGGGCTTCGGCTTTCTCTCCCGCGACGACGGCGGCGACGTCTTCGTGCACTCGTCGGTGCTCCCGGACGGCGTCGACGCCCTGAAGCCGGGCCAGCGCGTCGAGTTCGGCGTGGTCGCCGGGCAGCGCGGTGACCAGGCTCTCTCGGTGACGGTTCTCGACCCGACCCCGTCCGTCGCCGCGGCGCAGCGCCGTAAGCCCGACGAACTGGCGTCCATCGTCCAGGACCTCACCACGCTCCTGGAGAACATCACGCCGATGCTGGAGCGCGGCCGCTACCCCGAGAAGGTGCACGGCGCGAAGATCGCCGGCCTGCTCCGGGCCGTCGCCGACCAGCTGGACGTCTAG
- a CDS encoding 1,4-dihydroxy-6-naphthoate synthase: MTKLKIAYSPCPNDTFVFDAWAHGRVPGAPRLDVTFADIDLTNGWAADGEAPYDVLKVSYAVLPWVLDEYALLPCGGALGRGCGPLVLTREPGADLTGKTVAVPSERSTAYLLFRLWAADLVPGGVGEVVVLPFHEIMPAVRDGKVDAGLVIHEARFTYANYGLHALADMGEHWEHTTGLPIPLGAIIAKRSLGEETLRLLAESARTSVRMGWDDPSVSRPYVREHAQEMDPKVADQHIGLYVNEFTADLGETGYAAVRGLLTRAAAEGLVPPLGPDALRFP, encoded by the coding sequence GTGACCAAGCTGAAGATCGCCTACTCGCCCTGCCCGAACGACACCTTCGTCTTCGACGCCTGGGCGCACGGACGGGTCCCCGGCGCACCCCGCCTGGACGTGACCTTCGCCGACATCGATCTCACCAACGGCTGGGCCGCGGACGGCGAAGCCCCGTACGACGTCCTGAAGGTGTCCTACGCGGTGCTGCCGTGGGTCCTCGACGAGTACGCCCTGCTGCCCTGCGGCGGGGCCCTGGGGCGCGGCTGCGGCCCGCTGGTGCTGACGCGGGAGCCGGGCGCGGACCTGACCGGGAAGACGGTCGCGGTGCCGAGCGAGCGTTCGACGGCCTACCTGCTGTTCCGGCTGTGGGCGGCGGACCTCGTCCCGGGCGGGGTCGGCGAGGTCGTGGTGCTGCCGTTCCACGAGATCATGCCCGCCGTGCGCGACGGCAAGGTCGACGCGGGGCTCGTCATCCACGAGGCCCGCTTCACGTACGCGAACTACGGCCTGCACGCGCTCGCCGACATGGGCGAGCACTGGGAGCACACCACCGGGCTGCCCATCCCGCTGGGCGCGATCATCGCCAAGCGGTCCCTGGGCGAGGAGACCCTGCGGCTGCTCGCCGAGTCGGCGCGGACATCGGTCCGGATGGGCTGGGACGACCCGTCCGTCTCCCGCCCGTACGTACGGGAGCACGCGCAGGAGATGGACCCGAAGGTGGCCGATCAGCACATCGGTCTCTACGTCAACGAGTTCACCGCGGACCTCGGCGAGACCGGTTACGCGGCGGTGCGCGGGCTGCTCACGCGCGCCGCGGCCGAGGGGCTCGTGCCTCCCCTCGGCCCGGACGCGCTGCGTTTCCCCTAG
- a CDS encoding futalosine hydrolase: protein MIHRILIVTAVAAEADSVAGGLASAGPGEGESPLPGGFVLRRHARADVLVAGVGPAAAAAATATALACAPAPYALVVSAGIAGGFAPHAPIGAVVVADAVVGADLGAQTPEGYLPVDELGFGRSAHPVAGELVARISGALADGGRPCAVGPVLTVSTVTGTAERAAELAARHPGAVAEAMEGFGVAEAAAAHGLPVVEVRAVSNAVGPRDRAAWRIGEALAALRDAFGLLDRSVFPATVGTAAEAAPPTAPATTPVPAPVESESPS, encoded by the coding sequence CTGATCCACCGGATCCTCATCGTGACCGCCGTGGCGGCGGAGGCCGACTCCGTCGCCGGCGGTCTCGCGTCCGCCGGGCCGGGCGAGGGCGAGTCCCCGCTGCCCGGCGGCTTCGTGCTGCGCCGCCACGCGCGGGCCGACGTGCTCGTCGCGGGCGTCGGTCCCGCGGCCGCGGCGGCCGCGACGGCGACGGCCCTGGCCTGTGCGCCCGCCCCGTACGCGCTCGTCGTGTCGGCCGGGATCGCCGGGGGTTTCGCCCCGCACGCCCCGATCGGGGCGGTCGTGGTGGCGGACGCCGTCGTCGGCGCCGATCTGGGGGCGCAGACCCCCGAGGGGTACCTGCCCGTCGACGAGCTCGGCTTCGGCCGTTCGGCGCACCCGGTGGCCGGGGAGCTCGTCGCGCGGATCTCCGGCGCGCTCGCGGACGGCGGGCGGCCGTGCGCCGTCGGCCCCGTCCTGACCGTGTCCACCGTCACCGGCACCGCCGAGCGGGCCGCCGAGCTGGCGGCGCGTCATCCCGGGGCCGTCGCCGAGGCGATGGAGGGCTTCGGGGTGGCCGAGGCCGCCGCCGCCCACGGCCTGCCGGTCGTCGAGGTCCGGGCCGTGTCCAACGCCGTCGGCCCGCGCGACCGCGCCGCCTGGCGCATCGGTGAGGCACTGGCCGCGCTGCGGGACGCCTTCGGCCTGCTCGACCGGAGCGTCTTCCCGGCCACGGTCGGGACCGCCGCCGAGGCCGCTCCCCCGACCGCTCCCGCCACCACCCCCGTTCCCGCCCCCGTGGAGTCGGAGTCCCCGTCGTGA
- a CDS encoding DUF2771 domain-containing protein, with amino-acid sequence MTVAFLTRKRRRAVVAIGAVSAGLLVLSACDKPTPLATVTVGTESVNSEAACYNDGDPIKESQIPACLNKKAEKSITVESDDKIRFGVDPEIAENGWTIFLGGQQAEPEPYKKTYRTIPASAFFSSQSGEATNKTQVTIVENTGKSVTGIWHFELKKKS; translated from the coding sequence ATGACCGTTGCGTTCCTCACCCGCAAGCGCCGCCGGGCCGTCGTGGCCATCGGGGCCGTCTCCGCCGGGCTCCTCGTCCTCTCCGCCTGCGACAAGCCGACGCCGCTCGCGACCGTGACGGTCGGGACGGAGTCGGTGAACTCCGAGGCGGCCTGCTACAACGACGGCGACCCCATCAAGGAGTCGCAGATCCCGGCCTGCCTCAACAAGAAGGCCGAGAAGTCCATCACCGTCGAGTCCGACGACAAGATCCGCTTCGGCGTCGACCCGGAGATCGCCGAGAACGGCTGGACGATCTTCCTGGGCGGCCAGCAGGCCGAGCCGGAGCCGTACAAGAAGACGTACCGGACCATCCCGGCCAGCGCCTTCTTCTCCAGCCAGTCCGGCGAGGCGACGAACAAGACCCAGGTCACGATCGTCGAGAACACCGGCAAGTCCGTGACCGGCATCTGGCACTTCGAGCTGAAGAAGAAGTCCTGA